One part of the Thermus hydrothermalis genome encodes these proteins:
- a CDS encoding cytochrome b — protein sequence MYKWLDERLDLTGLYQKVLRKAFPVHHSFFLGEITLFAFVVLVLTGVFLTLNFEPSIREVKLPDGRTVPAAYASVLYIDSLPFGAVIRSLHHWSAHVMIAAAFLHMLRILLTGAYKKPRELNYLVGLALLGLAVVTAFTGYALPYDNYAVTATRIGYGIANSIPWIGSTLAQVMFGGEFPGSPHSIPRLFSLHVLWLPLLLMALIGAHLAIMVKQKHTQPRYAEKVAPGKILGVPMYPQQMVMMTILFALYVGIMAIIAGAFLAHPVEAFGPPTPNTPAVKPDWYFLWIYGILQIIPSSWEFKLFGATIGPEFIGGAVVPGILALIGLLLPFVDTRKDKMRYLELPSEHPVRTSAILALLVFFLMSTLAGYKIDFQQKGYLLGNNAVLWTLVLGGPLLTFFLSYTLMRIFYGKREAEKAL from the coding sequence ATGTACAAGTGGTTGGACGAACGCCTAGACCTCACAGGGCTTTACCAGAAGGTTTTGCGGAAGGCTTTTCCGGTGCACCATTCCTTCTTCCTGGGGGAGATCACCCTCTTTGCCTTCGTGGTCCTGGTGCTCACCGGGGTCTTCCTCACCCTGAACTTTGAACCCTCCATCCGCGAGGTGAAGCTCCCCGACGGGCGCACGGTGCCTGCCGCCTACGCCAGCGTCCTATACATTGACAGCCTCCCCTTCGGCGCCGTGATCCGGAGCCTCCACCACTGGTCGGCCCACGTGATGATCGCCGCCGCCTTCTTGCACATGCTCCGCATCCTCCTCACGGGGGCCTACAAGAAGCCCAGGGAGCTCAACTACCTGGTGGGGCTTGCCCTTTTGGGGCTTGCGGTGGTCACCGCCTTCACGGGTTACGCCCTTCCCTACGATAACTACGCCGTGACCGCCACCCGCATCGGCTACGGCATCGCCAACTCCATCCCCTGGATTGGGAGTACCCTGGCCCAGGTGATGTTCGGTGGGGAGTTCCCAGGCTCCCCCCACTCTATCCCCCGGCTTTTTAGCCTCCACGTCCTCTGGCTTCCCCTTCTGCTCATGGCCCTCATCGGGGCCCACCTGGCCATCATGGTGAAGCAGAAGCACACCCAACCCCGCTACGCCGAGAAGGTGGCCCCGGGGAAGATCCTGGGCGTGCCCATGTACCCCCAGCAAATGGTCATGATGACCATCCTCTTCGCCCTTTACGTGGGCATCATGGCCATCATCGCCGGGGCTTTCCTCGCCCACCCCGTAGAGGCCTTCGGGCCGCCCACCCCCAACACGCCGGCGGTGAAGCCCGACTGGTACTTCCTCTGGATCTACGGCATCCTGCAAATCATCCCCTCCAGCTGGGAGTTCAAACTCTTTGGGGCCACCATCGGGCCCGAGTTCATCGGTGGGGCGGTGGTGCCGGGCATCCTGGCCCTCATCGGCCTCCTTCTGCCCTTCGTGGACACCCGCAAGGACAAAATGCGCTACCTGGAGCTCCCCTCCGAGCACCCGGTGCGCACCAGCGCCATCCTGGCCCTCCTGGTCTTCTTCCTCATGAGCACCCTGGCGGGCTACAAGATTGACTTCCAGCAGAAGGGCTACCTCTTGGGCAATAACGCCGTCCTTTGGACCCTGGTCCTTGGGGGCCCCTTGCTCACCTTCTTCCTCTCCTACACCCTGATGCGCATCTTCTACGGGAAGCGGGAAGCGGAAAAGGCCCTTTAA
- a CDS encoding ubiquinol-cytochrome c reductase iron-sulfur subunit: MDEREIRLRTSRRRLFLKTAIGTGIGLSLVSAFYVGASLRPKQEVTPDKEPLKPGDILVYAQGGGEPKPIRPEELKPGDPFVLAYPMDLKTKVVKSGEAKNTVLVVRYAPEELAPEVASHGVEGIVAYSAVCTHLGCIISQWVGDKKAGLCPCHGGVYDFAHGARILAGPPPRPVPQLPLKVEDGVLVAAGEFLGEVGVKAEAGFCRHV, encoded by the coding sequence ATGGACGAACGCGAGATCCGCTTGCGCACATCCAGAAGGCGGCTTTTCCTGAAGACCGCCATCGGCACCGGCATAGGGCTTTCCCTGGTTTCCGCTTTCTACGTGGGGGCGAGCCTCCGGCCCAAGCAGGAGGTCACCCCGGACAAGGAACCCCTAAAGCCAGGGGACATTCTGGTCTACGCCCAGGGGGGTGGGGAGCCCAAGCCCATCCGCCCCGAGGAGCTTAAACCGGGGGATCCCTTCGTCCTCGCCTACCCCATGGACCTCAAGACCAAGGTGGTGAAAAGCGGCGAGGCTAAGAACACGGTGCTGGTGGTGCGCTACGCTCCGGAGGAGCTTGCCCCCGAGGTGGCGAGCCACGGGGTGGAGGGCATCGTGGCCTACTCGGCGGTGTGCACCCACCTGGGCTGTATCATCAGCCAGTGGGTGGGGGACAAAAAGGCGGGGCTCTGCCCCTGCCACGGGGGGGTTTACGATTTCGCCCATGGGGCCAGGATCCTCGCCGGGCCGCCTCCTAGGCCCGTGCCCCAGCTTCCCCTGAAGGTGGAGGACGGGGTTTTGGTGGCCGCCGGCGAGTTCTTGGGCGAGGTGGGGGTCAAGGCCGAGGCAGGCTTCTGCCGCCACGTTTAG